One Dictyoglomus turgidum DSM 6724 DNA window includes the following coding sequences:
- a CDS encoding M42 family metallopeptidase, translating to MSDLLNMLKEITEAPGVSGYEKGIREVLKKYLSEIAVLEEDRLGSLIFKKQGSKETPKVMLAAHMDEIGFMVKSITSNGFIKFLPLGGWWDQVLLSQRVIIHTQNGPIVGVIGSKPPHILSEEERKKVVEKKDMYIDIGANSEEEALNWGVRPGDPITPYSEFQVMHNPDFLLAKAWDDRVGCALLVEIIKELKNIDHPNTIYGAATVQEEIGLRGATTSSFVVNPDVAIILESDIATDVPGINEEKRIYLGKGPSIIIYDATMIPNSNLRRIFIETAEKLNIPIQYSALERGGTDGGRIHIHAKGVPSIVVGVPARYIHSHTSIINVKDFLNAKKLIVEVIKSLNKEIVESL from the coding sequence ATGAGTGATCTATTAAATATGCTCAAAGAAATCACAGAAGCTCCTGGAGTATCAGGATATGAGAAAGGGATAAGAGAAGTCTTAAAAAAATATCTATCTGAAATTGCAGTATTAGAAGAGGATCGTCTTGGAAGCTTGATATTTAAAAAACAAGGCTCTAAAGAAACTCCAAAAGTAATGCTAGCAGCTCATATGGATGAAATTGGATTCATGGTAAAAAGCATAACTTCCAACGGCTTTATAAAATTCCTACCTCTTGGAGGCTGGTGGGATCAGGTTCTTTTATCTCAAAGGGTAATTATACATACCCAAAATGGTCCCATCGTAGGAGTAATAGGTTCTAAACCCCCTCATATATTATCAGAAGAGGAAAGAAAAAAAGTAGTAGAAAAGAAAGATATGTATATTGATATTGGAGCAAATAGCGAGGAAGAAGCCTTAAATTGGGGAGTAAGACCTGGAGACCCTATAACCCCTTATAGTGAATTCCAAGTAATGCATAACCCTGATTTTCTCTTAGCTAAGGCATGGGATGATAGGGTGGGATGTGCCCTTCTTGTGGAAATAATAAAAGAACTGAAAAATATAGATCATCCTAACACCATATATGGAGCTGCTACAGTCCAAGAGGAAATAGGACTAAGAGGAGCAACCACATCCTCTTTTGTAGTTAATCCTGATGTCGCCATTATATTAGAATCTGATATCGCTACAGATGTACCAGGCATAAACGAAGAAAAGAGGATCTATTTAGGAAAAGGTCCTTCTATAATAATTTACGATGCTACCATGATTCCTAACTCCAACTTAAGAAGAATATTTATAGAAACTGCTGAAAAACTAAATATACCAATACAATATTCTGCTCTTGAAAGAGGAGGAACCGATGGGGGAAGAATTCACATTCATGCTAAAGGTGTACCTTCAATAGTAGTTGGCGTGCCTGCAAGATATATCCATTCTCATACCAGTATTATTAATGTGAAAGATTTCTTAAATGCCAAAAAACTGATAGTGGAAGTTATCAAGAGTCTTAATAAGGAAATAGTAGAGAGTCTATGA
- a CDS encoding DUF814 domain-containing protein: protein MKKARAISLISGGLDSILATWLILQQNIDVIGITFSTPFFNLERAKRACEFLNIPLHIVDITEEYMDILKNPRFGYGKNMNPCIDCHAFMVKKAKELLKEFNAEFIITGEVLGERPMSQNKQSLKLVEKYSGTEDILLRPLSAKLLPPTKPEREGLVDREKLLDIKGRSRKVQLELAKKIGLKEIPTPAGGCLLTEPNFSRRLKDLLEHNKNMNRRDLELLKIGRHFRLDNNTKVIVGRNKEENEELMYLATEEDTILKAEEPSPIVIVPNKIVENEKELQEIGKITAYYSDHREEPRVKVKVKLGNREKEIEVVPYNKENFPYKPI, encoded by the coding sequence ATGAAAAAAGCAAGAGCTATATCATTAATTTCAGGAGGTCTTGATAGTATCCTTGCTACATGGCTTATCCTACAACAAAACATAGATGTAATAGGAATAACTTTTTCTACTCCCTTTTTTAATTTAGAACGGGCTAAAAGGGCATGTGAATTTCTAAATATACCTTTACATATAGTAGACATAACCGAAGAATATATGGATATCTTAAAAAACCCAAGATTTGGTTACGGCAAAAATATGAACCCTTGCATTGATTGCCATGCTTTTATGGTTAAAAAGGCTAAAGAACTTCTAAAAGAATTTAATGCAGAATTTATCATCACTGGAGAGGTTTTAGGAGAAAGACCCATGTCTCAGAATAAACAATCCCTCAAACTTGTTGAAAAATACTCTGGAACCGAAGATATTCTCCTAAGACCTCTCTCTGCAAAACTTCTCCCCCCTACAAAACCAGAAAGAGAAGGATTAGTAGATAGAGAAAAACTCTTAGATATAAAAGGAAGATCAAGAAAAGTACAGTTAGAGCTTGCTAAAAAAATAGGTCTAAAAGAAATCCCTACCCCAGCTGGAGGATGCCTTTTAACAGAGCCTAATTTTTCCCGTAGATTAAAAGACTTATTAGAACACAACAAAAATATGAATAGAAGAGATTTAGAACTTTTAAAAATAGGTCGACACTTTAGATTAGACAATAATACAAAAGTAATTGTAGGAAGAAATAAAGAAGAAAATGAAGAACTAATGTATCTTGCCACGGAAGAAGACACTATCCTTAAAGCAGAAGAGCCATCTCCTATAGTTATAGTTCCCAATAAAATTGTGGAAAACGAAAAAGAGCTTCAAGAAATTGGAAAAATCACTGCTTATTACAGTGATCATAGAGAAGAGCCAAGAGTTAAGGTGAAAGTCAAATTAGGAAACAGAGAAAAAGAAATAGAAGTAGTTCCCTATAACAAAGAAAATTTTCCTTATAAGCCTATATAA
- a CDS encoding CBS domain-containing protein has product MEKVPIILTHTYLDFDALSSLYAAKKLYPKAIAYTSKSMERKVYEFYLLYKDILRFVENPEINVEIEKIILVDNHWLNRIEKKFHDFIKEKKVPIEIYDHHETGDIKGDIEFIEKTGSTTTILVEKLIEKRIPIDPIEATIFLLGIYQDTGNFVFLNTTPKDLRIASYLLERGADLNIINRYIYEKLTDEQKELLNDLLQISKEISISGYKIVIAKIEREKYVEGLSIIAHRVLDEKEADILFIILQVKDKIFVMGRSKTQNIDLREVLKDFNPGGHKTATTIVLNSQETDPNSAENLIIERLKKHLPRDFLAKDIMSYPVVTISPDISVKEAFKIMMKHGYGGLCVEENGKLVGIISRRDIEKAINLKLTKKKVKSFMSKPVITVTPETPIWEIEKILVEKNIGRVPVVDRDKIVGIITRQDILRFRFLRSTIYSPLGSIFQISEEKIKSSPWKEILEELKNLTSQYNISIYAIGGFVRDLLLGQSNYDLDIVVEGDIQLVISKIIDKWQSKVITHPQFGTSEILLNDRKRIDIATARIEYYEEPGSLPKVERSSLWLDLKRRDFTINALAMSLNEENFGEIIDLYGGLEDLTRKELRVLHNLSFIEDPTRILRGVRLEVRLGFNFEEKTFKLLKEAIENGFLNKIAKERLKDEIFLILQEPQPEKVLKRLEELNALSYILPVKRLPKNFEKKNQILRREFPEKLELHILNIISEADTEEGKKWLQDLKFPKKVLYQFILLKKYENTNTLSEKDIKSLLDLPNDLLLLLSLTAKKIGKNILRIKLLKEKGVPYLKGEDLINMGFKGKIIGDLLKKLFLKHYYGEVKSKEDEEKIIKEFINSTQL; this is encoded by the coding sequence ATGGAAAAAGTGCCTATAATCCTAACCCATACTTATCTTGATTTTGATGCTCTCTCATCTCTCTATGCTGCAAAAAAACTTTATCCTAAAGCTATAGCTTACACAAGCAAGAGCATGGAGAGAAAAGTCTATGAATTTTACCTACTTTATAAAGATATATTAAGATTTGTAGAAAATCCTGAGATAAACGTAGAGATAGAAAAAATAATTCTTGTTGACAATCATTGGTTAAATCGAATAGAAAAAAAATTCCATGACTTTATCAAAGAAAAAAAAGTACCCATAGAAATTTATGATCATCATGAAACAGGAGATATAAAAGGAGATATAGAATTTATTGAAAAAACCGGATCAACTACAACTATTCTTGTGGAAAAACTTATAGAAAAGAGAATTCCTATAGATCCTATTGAAGCTACCATTTTTCTTTTAGGTATATATCAAGATACGGGAAATTTTGTATTTTTAAATACTACTCCTAAGGACCTAAGAATAGCAAGCTATTTACTTGAAAGAGGCGCAGATTTAAATATTATCAATAGATACATTTATGAGAAATTGACCGATGAGCAAAAAGAATTACTAAATGATCTCTTACAAATATCAAAAGAGATATCCATAAGTGGCTACAAAATAGTTATAGCCAAAATAGAAAGAGAAAAATATGTGGAAGGACTATCTATAATTGCGCATAGAGTTCTTGACGAAAAAGAAGCAGATATTCTATTCATTATTCTCCAGGTAAAAGATAAAATTTTTGTCATGGGCAGATCAAAGACTCAAAACATTGATCTCAGAGAAGTATTAAAAGATTTTAATCCAGGTGGACATAAAACTGCCACCACCATCGTTCTTAATTCTCAAGAAACTGACCCTAATTCTGCAGAAAATTTAATAATAGAAAGGCTAAAAAAACATCTTCCGAGGGATTTTTTAGCAAAGGATATCATGTCCTATCCTGTAGTTACGATCTCTCCTGATATATCTGTAAAAGAAGCCTTTAAAATCATGATGAAACACGGATACGGAGGATTATGTGTTGAGGAAAATGGAAAACTTGTGGGAATTATAAGTAGAAGAGATATTGAAAAAGCTATAAACCTTAAACTAACAAAGAAAAAAGTGAAATCCTTTATGTCCAAACCAGTAATAACAGTAACTCCAGAAACACCAATTTGGGAGATAGAGAAAATTCTTGTAGAGAAGAATATTGGTAGAGTTCCAGTAGTGGATAGGGACAAAATTGTAGGTATAATAACAAGACAAGATATTCTAAGATTTAGATTTTTACGTTCTACTATCTACTCACCCCTTGGCAGCATCTTCCAAATAAGTGAGGAAAAAATTAAATCATCTCCATGGAAAGAAATCTTAGAAGAACTTAAAAATCTTACTTCTCAATACAATATATCTATCTATGCTATAGGAGGATTTGTAAGAGATCTATTATTAGGACAGTCTAACTATGATCTTGATATAGTTGTAGAAGGGGATATTCAACTTGTGATCTCAAAAATTATAGATAAATGGCAGAGCAAAGTTATAACTCATCCTCAGTTTGGTACCTCGGAAATACTACTGAATGATAGAAAAAGAATAGACATTGCTACCGCAAGAATAGAATACTATGAGGAACCTGGAAGTCTCCCCAAAGTAGAAAGAAGCTCTCTATGGTTAGATCTTAAAAGAAGAGACTTCACTATAAATGCTTTGGCTATGAGTCTAAACGAAGAAAACTTTGGAGAGATCATTGATCTTTATGGAGGATTAGAAGACCTTACTAGAAAAGAGTTAAGAGTACTTCATAATTTAAGTTTTATAGAAGATCCTACCAGAATATTAAGGGGTGTAAGATTAGAAGTCAGACTTGGATTTAATTTTGAAGAAAAAACCTTCAAACTTCTTAAAGAAGCCATAGAAAACGGCTTTCTAAATAAAATTGCTAAGGAGAGATTAAAAGATGAAATTTTTCTCATACTTCAAGAACCCCAACCTGAAAAGGTGTTAAAACGACTTGAAGAATTAAACGCCCTTTCTTATATACTTCCCGTTAAAAGACTTCCTAAAAATTTTGAAAAGAAAAATCAAATATTAAGAAGAGAATTTCCAGAAAAACTTGAGCTTCATATACTTAATATCATCTCTGAAGCCGATACAGAAGAAGGAAAAAAATGGTTACAAGACTTGAAATTTCCTAAAAAAGTGCTTTATCAATTTATTCTCCTTAAAAAGTATGAAAATACCAATACCCTATCCGAAAAAGATATAAAAAGCCTTTTAGATCTTCCAAATGATTTATTACTTCTTCTTTCTTTAACTGCAAAAAAAATTGGAAAAAACATTCTAAGAATAAAGCTACTCAAAGAGAAAGGAGTACCTTATCTTAAAGGAGAAGATCTTATAAACATGGGTTTTAAAGGGAAAATAATAGGAGATTTATTAAAGAAATTATTTCTAAAGCACTACTATGGAGAAGTAAAATCTAAAGAGGATGAAGAAAAAATAATAAAAGAGTTTATAAATTCAACTCAGTTATAG
- the alr gene encoding alanine racemase: MKEILAWREINLSFLLDNLKVIKEKVGGKVDVIAVVKADAYGHGAKVISLFLQKYANINTFAVAHIDEGIFLRKIGVNKKILVLSPQLKSSIPYYFEYELTPVISDIEFLDELGKYSNNKDKKLKVHLIFDTGMGREGFLPSESEEILKLLRRYPNLILEGISSHLSNPENKKDPYNIFQKKLFYDIYNQFKDEDLVFHFSNTGGIFNFPEFHFNAVRPGISLYGYGDKLLKPVMEIKARITLVKELPEGWGVGYGHTFMTEKSTKIAIVPLGYADGYRRDLSNKGRVIVNGEYCKIIGRVSMDQFTIDITDKEVKRGDLVTVMGRENEKMVDAQELAILSNTIPYEILTGFGSAKRLKSIYKFQGKVLNDPITELNL; the protein is encoded by the coding sequence ATGAAAGAGATATTGGCTTGGAGAGAGATTAATCTTTCTTTTCTTTTAGATAATTTAAAAGTTATAAAAGAAAAAGTTGGGGGAAAGGTTGATGTAATAGCAGTGGTTAAGGCTGATGCCTATGGTCATGGGGCTAAAGTTATATCTTTATTTTTGCAAAAATATGCTAATATTAATACTTTTGCTGTAGCTCATATAGATGAGGGTATCTTCTTAAGAAAAATAGGTGTTAATAAGAAAATATTAGTGCTTTCCCCCCAGTTGAAATCTTCTATTCCTTATTATTTTGAATATGAACTTACTCCAGTTATTTCTGACATAGAATTTCTGGATGAGTTAGGGAAATATTCTAATAATAAAGATAAGAAACTAAAAGTTCATCTAATTTTTGATACAGGAATGGGTAGAGAGGGTTTTCTTCCCTCCGAATCCGAAGAAATATTAAAACTCCTAAGGAGATATCCTAACTTAATCCTTGAAGGGATTTCTTCTCACCTATCTAATCCTGAAAACAAAAAAGATCCCTATAATATTTTTCAAAAGAAGCTATTCTATGACATATATAATCAATTCAAAGATGAAGATTTGGTTTTCCACTTTTCCAATACAGGGGGTATTTTTAATTTTCCAGAGTTTCATTTTAATGCAGTAAGACCAGGAATATCTTTATATGGATATGGTGATAAATTACTGAAACCTGTTATGGAGATTAAAGCAAGAATTACGCTTGTAAAGGAGCTTCCTGAAGGATGGGGTGTGGGATATGGGCATACATTTATGACTGAGAAAAGTACTAAGATTGCTATTGTTCCCTTAGGTTATGCTGATGGATATAGGAGGGATCTTTCTAATAAAGGAAGGGTTATTGTTAATGGAGAATATTGTAAGATCATTGGTAGAGTATCAATGGATCAATTTACTATTGATATAACAGATAAAGAGGTAAAAAGAGGAGACTTAGTGACAGTAATGGGTAGAGAGAATGAAAAAATGGTTGATGCTCAGGAACTTGCAATTTTATCTAATACTATTCCTTACGAGATTCTAACAGGTTTTGGGTCTGCAAAAAGGCTTAAAAGTATATATAAGTTTCAAGGAAAGGTATTGAATGATCCTATAACTGAGTTGAATTTATAA
- a CDS encoding V-type ATP synthase subunit D — MPLKVNPNRMELLRLRKRLAIAKRGHKLLQDKLEGLIQRFMEEVQNYRTLRELIEKEFLEFLSVGGMVYIRLSGPLWETLLQVNDGKTTVFSKLAKKMNIPVKEISVGNLYIPFYSYLETPSMMDELVERWSKLLENIIALANKERYLISLAEEIERTKRRVNALEYKLIPQIEETIKLITVKLEELERSNFFRLLRLKES, encoded by the coding sequence ATGCCTCTTAAAGTAAATCCCAATAGAATGGAGCTTTTAAGATTAAGAAAAAGGCTTGCTATTGCAAAAAGAGGGCACAAATTGCTCCAGGATAAGTTGGAAGGTTTAATTCAAAGGTTCATGGAAGAGGTTCAAAACTATAGGACATTAAGAGAACTAATAGAAAAAGAATTTCTTGAATTTCTCTCTGTGGGAGGCATGGTATATATAAGACTTTCTGGTCCTCTTTGGGAGACTTTGCTTCAAGTCAACGATGGTAAAACTACAGTTTTCTCAAAATTAGCAAAGAAGATGAACATACCTGTAAAGGAAATCTCTGTAGGAAATCTTTATATTCCTTTTTATAGTTATCTTGAGACTCCTTCTATGATGGACGAATTGGTTGAGAGATGGAGTAAATTACTCGAAAATATAATAGCTCTTGCAAATAAAGAAAGATATTTGATTTCTCTTGCTGAGGAGATTGAAAGGACTAAGAGAAGGGTAAATGCCCTTGAGTACAAACTTATACCCCAAATAGAGGAGACCATAAAACTTATCACTGTTAAATTGGAGGAACTTGAGAGAAGTAACTTTTTCAGACTTTTGAGATTGAAGGAATCTTAA
- a CDS encoding V-type ATP synthase subunit B encodes MPKEYTSVSKISGPLVLVENIENVKYGEVVEVKLANGEIRQGQVLEAQEGAALVQMFASTQDLSLKGMRIKFLGHVLEINLSPEILGRTFDGLGRPRDGGPEIIPQKRMDINGSPINPYSRAYPQEFIQTGISAIDGMNTIVRGQKIPIFSGAGLPHATLAAQIARQARLLNEEEKFAVVFGAMGITFEEANFFIENFRSTGALERTVLFINLANDPVIERIATPRFALTAAEYLAFDLDMHVLVILSDMTNYAEALREVSASRKEVPGRRGYPGYLYTDLATLYERAGRIKGKKGSITLLPILTMPEDDRTHPIPDLTGYITEGQIFLSRELHRRGIYPPIDVLQSLSRLMRGGIGEGRTRKDHGDLSNQLYAAYSRGLEAKELAVVLGEAALTEEDVQFLEFAEAFEMEFIKQGEYENRSIFETLNLGWKLLRRLPRASLKRIRPEYLDEFWGKEDAS; translated from the coding sequence ATGCCTAAGGAATATACCTCGGTTTCGAAGATAAGCGGACCTTTGGTTCTTGTGGAGAATATTGAAAATGTAAAATATGGAGAAGTGGTAGAAGTAAAGCTTGCAAATGGGGAAATAAGACAAGGACAAGTTCTTGAGGCTCAAGAAGGGGCTGCTTTAGTACAGATGTTTGCTAGTACTCAGGATTTATCTTTGAAAGGAATGCGAATAAAATTTTTGGGACATGTCCTTGAGATAAATTTATCTCCAGAAATTCTTGGAAGGACCTTTGATGGTCTTGGTAGACCAAGAGATGGTGGTCCTGAAATTATTCCTCAGAAAAGAATGGATATAAATGGAAGTCCTATAAACCCCTATTCAAGAGCATATCCTCAAGAATTCATACAGACTGGAATTTCTGCTATAGATGGTATGAACACCATTGTAAGGGGACAAAAGATTCCTATATTTTCAGGGGCAGGACTTCCTCATGCTACTCTTGCTGCTCAGATAGCAAGACAGGCAAGACTTCTTAACGAGGAGGAAAAGTTTGCCGTAGTTTTTGGAGCTATGGGAATAACTTTTGAAGAGGCAAACTTCTTTATAGAGAATTTTAGGAGTACAGGTGCTTTAGAAAGAACTGTTTTGTTTATAAACCTTGCCAATGATCCTGTAATTGAGAGAATAGCAACCCCAAGATTTGCGTTAACAGCAGCAGAATATCTTGCCTTTGATTTGGACATGCATGTTCTGGTAATATTAAGTGATATGACCAATTATGCCGAAGCTTTGAGAGAAGTTTCGGCTTCAAGAAAAGAGGTTCCAGGAAGACGTGGATATCCTGGATATCTTTATACAGACCTTGCTACTCTTTATGAGAGGGCAGGAAGAATCAAGGGGAAAAAAGGTTCAATAACCCTTTTGCCTATATTGACTATGCCTGAGGATGATAGAACTCATCCTATTCCTGACTTGACTGGATATATCACTGAAGGACAGATATTTTTAAGTAGAGAGCTCCACAGACGTGGTATATATCCCCCTATTGATGTATTGCAGTCACTCTCAAGATTAATGAGAGGTGGCATAGGAGAAGGAAGAACAAGAAAAGATCATGGAGATTTATCTAATCAGTTGTATGCTGCTTATTCACGGGGTCTTGAAGCAAAAGAACTTGCTGTGGTTTTAGGTGAGGCTGCTCTTACAGAAGAGGATGTTCAGTTCTTAGAGTTTGCTGAAGCTTTTGAAATGGAGTTTATTAAGCAGGGAGAATATGAGAATAGAAGTATATTTGAGACATTAAATTTAGGGTGGAAACTATTAAGAAGGCTTCCAAGAGCAAGTCTTAAGAGAATTAGACCTGAATATCTTGATGAATTTTGGGGGAAGGAAGATGCCTCTTAA
- a CDS encoding V-type ATP synthase subunit A, with protein sequence MEGKIVRVAGPLVVAKGLPNVKMYEMVRVGELELFGEVIGLDNELVYIQVYEETQGIGPGEPVYALGEPLSVELGPGIVSQIYDGIQRPLNKLAEISGDFLSRGLSFPALDREKKWNFEARVKSGDYVEGGDILGVVQETSALEHRILVPPYLKGKLLEIKSGSYTVDEVIGILEDENGNRHELKLMHKWPVRYQRPVKEKLPPQIPLITGQRVLDTFFPLVKGGTACVPGPFGSGKTIIQHQLAKWADTEVVVYIGCGERGNEMTEVLIEFPELKDPRTGKPLMERTILIANTSNMPVAAREASVFTGITIAEYFRDMGYHVALMADSTSRWAEAMREISGRLGEMPGEEGYPAYLASRVASFYERAGLVKCLGKENKIGSVSIIGAVSPPGGDLSDPVVQATLRVTKVFWGLDARLAFSRHFPAVDWLVSYSLYLEPVSRYWKENVAEDFYDLRQEAMAILQREAELQDIVRLVGMEALSPQDRLTLETARSIREDFLHQNALHEVDTYTSPYKQYLMLKNIMTFHSIAQSLIEEGYPLEDILRLPEREKIARMKFVPEDRINELEALLMEIKKRLEGIKEGTREYA encoded by the coding sequence ATGGAAGGAAAAATAGTTAGAGTAGCAGGTCCTCTTGTGGTAGCAAAAGGGCTTCCCAATGTAAAGATGTATGAGATGGTTAGGGTAGGGGAGCTTGAACTTTTTGGTGAAGTCATAGGGCTTGATAATGAATTGGTATATATTCAGGTGTACGAGGAAACTCAGGGTATAGGACCTGGTGAACCTGTTTATGCTTTAGGTGAGCCTCTTTCGGTAGAGCTTGGTCCTGGAATTGTAAGTCAAATTTATGACGGTATTCAAAGACCATTAAATAAACTTGCTGAGATAAGCGGAGATTTTCTAAGTAGAGGTCTATCTTTTCCAGCCCTTGATAGAGAAAAAAAATGGAATTTTGAGGCAAGAGTCAAGTCAGGAGATTATGTGGAAGGTGGAGATATCCTTGGAGTTGTGCAGGAAACTTCGGCTTTGGAACATAGAATTCTTGTTCCTCCTTATCTAAAAGGAAAACTTTTGGAGATTAAAAGTGGATCTTATACAGTGGATGAAGTTATAGGAATTTTAGAAGATGAGAACGGTAATAGACATGAATTAAAGTTAATGCATAAATGGCCTGTAAGATATCAAAGACCTGTTAAAGAGAAACTTCCTCCTCAAATTCCTCTTATAACTGGCCAAAGGGTTCTTGATACTTTCTTTCCTCTTGTAAAAGGTGGTACTGCTTGTGTTCCTGGACCTTTCGGAAGTGGTAAGACTATAATTCAACATCAGCTTGCTAAATGGGCTGATACGGAAGTTGTGGTTTATATAGGTTGTGGGGAAAGAGGAAATGAAATGACAGAAGTTCTTATAGAATTTCCAGAATTGAAAGATCCAAGAACAGGGAAGCCTTTGATGGAAAGAACTATTTTGATAGCTAATACATCTAATATGCCTGTGGCTGCAAGGGAAGCTTCAGTATTTACGGGGATAACCATTGCTGAATACTTTAGAGATATGGGATACCATGTGGCTCTTATGGCTGATTCTACATCTCGTTGGGCAGAGGCTATGAGGGAAATATCAGGAAGACTTGGAGAAATGCCTGGTGAGGAAGGATATCCTGCATACCTGGCTTCGAGAGTTGCCAGTTTCTATGAAAGGGCAGGTTTAGTAAAGTGTCTTGGGAAAGAGAATAAGATTGGATCTGTAAGCATAATAGGTGCTGTATCACCTCCCGGAGGAGACCTATCAGATCCTGTGGTTCAAGCAACCTTAAGGGTCACGAAAGTATTTTGGGGACTTGATGCTCGTTTAGCTTTTAGTAGACATTTCCCTGCCGTTGATTGGCTTGTAAGTTATTCTCTATATTTGGAACCTGTAAGTAGATATTGGAAAGAAAATGTGGCAGAAGATTTTTATGATTTGAGACAAGAAGCAATGGCTATTCTTCAAAGAGAAGCAGAACTTCAAGATATAGTAAGGCTTGTGGGTATGGAAGCTCTATCCCCTCAAGATAGGCTGACTCTTGAAACTGCTCGTTCTATAAGAGAGGATTTCTTGCATCAGAATGCTCTTCATGAAGTAGATACTTATACCTCTCCTTACAAGCAATATTTGATGTTAAAAAATATTATGACTTTTCATAGCATAGCACAGAGTTTAATAGAAGAGGGATATCCTTTAGAAGATATTTTGAGACTTCCTGAAAGAGAAAAGATAGCAAGGATGAAATTTGTTCCTGAGGATCGTATAAACGAGCTTGAGGCTTTGCTTATGGAGATCAAAAAAAGGCTTGAGGGAATAAAGGAGGGAACAAGGGAATATGCCTAA
- a CDS encoding V-type ATP synthase subunit F: MNESKIAVIGLDILVEIFKVFGIDIYPVKNSDEAYEVYKSLSEREYSLIIVLESVAGKIVENLKGREKIPLILPDTFSNKKLGEEILRDIAEKALGIDIISEGEGYYGRKNS; this comes from the coding sequence ATGAATGAAAGTAAAATTGCAGTGATAGGACTGGATATTCTTGTTGAGATTTTTAAAGTTTTTGGTATTGATATTTATCCTGTCAAAAATTCTGACGAGGCTTACGAGGTTTATAAAAGTCTCTCTGAGAGAGAATATTCTCTTATTATTGTTCTTGAAAGCGTGGCTGGAAAAATTGTTGAGAATTTGAAAGGAAGAGAGAAGATTCCCCTCATTTTACCCGATACCTTTTCTAATAAGAAATTAGGGGAAGAGATTTTGAGAGATATAGCTGAGAAAGCCTTGGGAATTGATATTATTTCTGAAGGAGAGGGATATTATGGAAGGAAAAATAGTTAG
- a CDS encoding V-type proton ATPase subunit E, giving the protein MALEKIIEKLENEKKVKIEELRKKREKEYEDFVAKKEKELEEWKEQQRKNLKESLNREESTLLSQLRLKYNTEKARIEAETVNRVKLLLLEKIKSLSNELYNGIWDGFVEKESVKGGEIILAKGEDKIDVDHFCKKYGLVLGKDRVEGKGGFVIQKDNLVIDLTIDTIVEELVNKNILEIAQILRGEK; this is encoded by the coding sequence ATGGCTTTGGAGAAAATAATTGAAAAACTTGAGAATGAAAAGAAAGTAAAGATTGAAGAGCTCAGAAAGAAAAGAGAGAAGGAATATGAGGATTTTGTAGCTAAGAAGGAAAAAGAATTAGAAGAGTGGAAGGAACAACAACGAAAAAATTTAAAGGAAAGCCTTAATAGGGAAGAGAGTACTCTTTTATCTCAATTGAGACTTAAATATAATACTGAAAAGGCACGCATAGAAGCAGAAACAGTAAACAGAGTTAAGCTTTTGCTATTAGAGAAAATCAAATCTCTCTCTAATGAACTTTATAATGGTATTTGGGATGGTTTTGTAGAAAAAGAGTCAGTAAAAGGTGGGGAGATAATTTTAGCAAAAGGTGAAGATAAGATTGATGTGGATCACTTTTGTAAAAAATATGGTCTGGTCTTAGGAAAAGATAGGGTTGAGGGTAAGGGTGGTTTTGTAATTCAGAAAGACAATTTGGTAATCGATCTTACTATTGATACTATTGTAGAAGAACTGGTAAATAAAAACATACTTGAGATAGCTCAAATTTTGCGTGGAGAAAAGTAG